The DNA region CGGACGTGAGCGCGGCGGCGTCGAGGTCGAGTTGCACGCGCAGGTGCAGGCGCTCGGGTTCTACGAGCGGCTGGGGTACGTGGCGGAGGGGGCGGTGTACGAGGATGCCGGGATTCCGCATCGGACGATGACGAGGGTTTTGTAGCTGCTGGGATGCGGGGCCGGGTTTCGGCCTTCCGCTTCGCGCAGTTCCCCGCGCCCCTTTCGCTTTCGGGGCGCGGGGATTTTTGTTTGGGGGGAGGGAGCTGAGGGGTGTGGGGGGGGTGGGGTCAGGTGTCGGTGGTGCGGAGGCGGGGGAGGGCGTGGGGGTGTTCGTCGCGTAGGTGGGCGATGAGGTGTTCGCGGATGTCGAAGCGGAGTTGGGCGCCGTCTCGTGGCGGCGGAGCAGCGCCCGGACCGGGGCCTCCGGGTGGCCGGCGCTGATCCGCTGGAGGGCCTGGTCGACGATCCAGCCGATCGCCAGGGGGGCGGCGGTGGTGGCGAGCAGGGTGATCAGCGGCCAGAGCGCGGGGACCTTCTCGGGATGTTCTCGGGACGGGGCAGAGCCGGGTGAGCCCGTACGATACCGGGGTTGACCGGGGCGAACCGGGCGAAAAGGGCTGGTGGCCTTATCGGACGCCTACCCGGGCGACGGATACGATCAGCCCCCATGGAGTTCGGTGGGGCATGGCGCCGGTGGCGCGGCCGGGGCACGTCGGTGCGGCGCAGGGTGCTGGCCGGGGCGGTGGCCCTGGTGGCGGTCGCCGGGGTCGGTACGGCGACGGTGGCGTCCGGCGGTGAGCAGGCGGTTCATCAAGAGGATCGTTTCCTCAGCATGCCGGAGACGCCCGGCAGCACCCAGCAGGTCCAGCTGGACACCTCGTTCTTCACCACCGGCACCAGCCCGCGACCGGCGGTGCTGCTCGCGCACGGCTTCGGCGGCTCGAAGGAGGGCGAGCGGGACCGCGCCCAGCAGCTGGCCCGGCAGGGCTACGCGGTGCTGACCTGGTCGGCGCGCGGCTTCGGGCACTCGGGCGGGAAGATCGGCCTGAACGCGCCGGACCGCGAGGTCGAGGACGTCAAGCACTTGGTGGACTGGCTGGCCCAGCGCCCCGAGGTGAAGCTCGACGGGCCCGGCGACCCGCGGGTCGGCATCACCGGGGCCTCGTACGGCGGGGCGATCTCGCTGCTGGCCTCGGCGTACGACCACCGGATCGACGCGGTGGCCACCCAGATCACCTGGTGGAACCTGGCCGACGCGCTGTTCCCGCAGGGGGTGGAGGGCTCGGGCGCGGCGGACGGCGTGTTCAAGAAGCTGTGGGCCGGGATCTTCTTCACCACCGGCTCGGCAGGGGACCTCGGGCCCTCGGGCGGTGCGCCGCGCGGCGGGGCGAAGCCGGACGCGAGTGTGGCGGACGGACAGGTCGGGTGCGGGCGGTTCCTGGAGTCGCTCTGCCAGATGTACGACCGGGTCGCGACCGCCGGGCACGCCGACCCGGAGGCCGTGGCGCTGCTGGACAAGTCGAGCCCGTCCTCGGTGGCGGCGCAGCTCAAGGCGCCCACCCTGGTGGTGCAGGGGCAGCAGGACTCGCTGTTCCCGCTCGACCAGGGCGACCAGATCGCCCGGGCGGTGGCGGCCAACGGCGCGCCGGTCTCGATGGACTGGTTCGCGGGCGGGCACGACGGCGGGACGGACACCAGCGCCCGGGTCGACGACCGGGTCACCGCCTGGTTCGACCACTACTTGAAGGGACTCGGCAACGACACCGGTCCCGGGTTCCGGGTGACCCGGACCGGCGGGGTCGACTCGACCGGCTTCCAGGCCGTGCTGCGCGGCGCCGACGCCGACCGGTACCCGGGGCTCGGCGGCACCGGGACGCGGTCCGTCGAGCTGGCGGGCGGGGAGAGGCCCGTCGCCAATCCGCCCGGCGGGGCGCCGCCGGGGATCTCCACGCTGCCGGGGATCGGTGCGCTGAGCCAGGCGGCCTCGCTCGGGGCCGGGCTGTCGCTGGACTTCCCCGGGCAGAACGCCGCCTTCGACTCGGCGCCGCTTGACACGCCGCTGCACCTGACCGGGCAGCCGACCGTGCCGGTGCGGGTGAAGGCGGACCGGCCGGACGCGGTGCTGTTCGCGAAGCTGTACGACGTCGGGCCGGACGGCAAGGCGGTGCTGCCGCAGCAGCTCGCCGCTCCGCTGCGGGTGACGGGCGCGGACGAGGGGAAGACGGTGACGGTCCGGCTGCCGGCCGTGGACCACGACTTCCCGGCCGGGCACCGGCTGCGGCTGGTGCTGGCGTCCACCGACCTGGCGTACGCCTCGCCGAACGAGCCGGCCACCTACCGGGTGGCCGTGGCCGGGCCGCTCACCGCGCCGACGGTGGCGGAGCTGGTCACGGAGGCGGCGCCGCTGCCCGCGCGGACCTGGATGCTGCCGGTGGCCGCCGTACTGGTGGCCGCCGGGCTGGTGCTGGTGCCGGCGGTGCGGCGGCGGCGTGCGGAGGCGGTCGGTGGGGCGGCCGGTCCGGAGTTCGATCCGGCGCTGGCCGGGGTGCCGCTGCAGATCAGCGGGCTGAGCAAGCGCTACAGGGGCGCTCAGGACCGGTACGCCGTGCGGGAGTTGGGCTTCCGGGTGGAGCGGGGCCAGGTGCTCGGCCTGCTCGGGCCGAACGGTGCGGGCAAGACCACCACGCTGCGGATGCTGATGGGCCTGATCCGGCCGGACGCCGGGGAGATCCGGGTCTTCGGGCACCTGATCCGCCCCGGAGCGCCGGTGCTCTCGCGGGTCGGGGCCTTCGTCGAGGGCGCGGGCTTCCTGCCGCACCTCACCGGGCGGGCCAATCTGCGGCTGTACTGGTCGGCCACCGGGCGGCCGGAGGCCGACGCGCGCTTCGACGAGGCGTTGGCGATCGCCGGGCTCGGCGAGGCGCTCGACCGCGCGGTGCGGACGTACTCGCAGGGCATGCGGCAGCGGCTCGCCATCGCGCAGGCGATGCTCGGGATGCCGGACCTGCTGATCCTGGACGAGCCGACCAACGGGCTGGACCCGCCGCAGATCCGGGAGATGCGCGAGGTGATGATCCGGTACGCGGCGGGCGGGCGGACCGTCATCGTCTCCAGTCACCTGCTGGCGGAGGTCGAGCAGAGCTGTACCGACCTGGTGGTGATGGACCGCGGGCGGCTGGTGACGGCCGGGCCGGTCGGCGAGATCGTGGGCGCCGGGGAGCTGCTGATGATCGGGGTGGCCGCGTCCTGCGACCCGGAGTCGGTGGTGGAGAAGGTCGGTGCGCTGGCCGGGGTCGGCTCGGCGCAGGCCGTCGAGGGCGGGCTGCTGGTCCGGCTGGACGGGCTCGCGGCGAGCGAACTGCTGGCGGAGCTGGTGCGGCTGGGGGTGCCGGTGGAGAGTGCCGGGCCGCAGCGGCGGTTGGAGGACGCGTTCCTGTCGTTGATCGGAGGTGCGGCGTGAGTGTGGGTACGACGGATCGGGTCCCGTCGGGGGACCGTGACTCGGGGGGCCGTGACTCGGCGGGCCAAGACTCGGGGGACCGCGCTTCGGCGGACCACGCCGAGGGGTACCGGGCGAGCCGGACGCTCCCGCTGTGGGTGGAGGCGATGCGGCAGTTGCGCCGGCGCCGCACCCTGGTGATCGGTGCCGTGCTGGCCGCGCTGCCGTTCGTCATCCTGGCGGCGTTCCAGCTCGGCGGCACCCCGGGGCGTCCGGACCGGACCACCTTCATCGACCTGGCCACCGCCTCGGGGGCCAACTTCGCCGTCACCATGCTGTTCGTGGGCACCGGCTTCATGCTGGTGATCCCGGTCGCGCTGTTCTGCGGTGACACCGTGGCCTCGGAGGCCAGCTGGTCCTCGCTGCGCTACCTGCTGGCCGCGCCGGTGCCGCGGGCGAGGCTGCTGGCCCGCAAGTTCGCGGTGGGGCTGGTGTTCTCGGCGGTGGCGATCGTCATGCTGCCCGCGATCGGACTGGTCGTGGGGACGGCGGCGTACGGCTGGGGGGACCTGAAGCTGCCCGCCGGGGCGAGCCTGCCGGCCGGGGAGGCGCTGCCCCGGATCGCGGTCGCGGTGGCGTTCGTGTTCCTGAGTGAACTGGTGATCGCCGCGCTGGCGTTCTGGCTGTCGACGGCGACGGACGCGCCGCTGGGGGCGGTCGGCGGGGCGGTGTTCGTGTCGATCATCACCGGGGTGCTGGACGCGGTCACGGCGCTGGGTGATCTGCGCGAGTGGCTGCCGGCGCACTGGCAGTACGCCTGGGCGGACGCCCTGCAGCCGCAGCTGGAGTGGGGCGGCATGCTGCAGGGGGTCTCGCTGTCGCTGTCGTACGCGGTGGTGCTGTTGGCGTTGGCGTTCCGCGGGTTCGCGCGCAAGGACGTGGTGTCGTAGCGGGAGCGGGCCCGCTCGGGGCGATCGGGCTCAGGGGAGCGCGGGGCTCGGCGCGGTGCTCCCGGACAGGGCGGTGAAGAGCAGTCGCCACAGCGGTTCCCCGCCGGGGGCGCCGGTGCCGGTGTGGTCTGGGCGTTCGGCGGTGGTCAGCAGTCCCCGGATCACGATCAGCAGCAACTCGGCGACCAGCGGCGGGCAGTGGTCGGGGAAGCCGTTGTCGCGCTGGGCGCGGCGGACCAGGTTCGTCAGGGCGCCGTGCATCTCGGTGAGGACGTCGGAGCGGGCCGGAGCCAGGTCGGGGTGGTGGACGGCGAGCCGGAGCGCGGCCCGTAACCGTACGTCCGAGCGCAGCCGGTCGGCGAAGCCCACCACCACGCCTTCGAGCACATCGGCGGGGGCGGCGCCCGGGGTGTCGTGGACGGCCCGCAGGTTCGTCCAGGCGTGCCGGGACTCCTCGATCAGGGCCCCGGCGAGCGACCGCTTCGACGGGAAGTGGGCGTAGAGCGCGCCCTTGGTCATGCCGATGCGCTCGGCCACCGTGTTCAGCGTGGTGCTGTCGTAGCCCTGGGCGGCGAAGGCCTCGGCCGCGGCCGTGAGGACCTTCTCCCGGGTGCGTCGCGCTCGCTCCTGCTTGGCCATGTTCCTGCCCTTCGTCGTTCCCCCGTCGCTGCCGAGGGTTCATACGTACCATCGGGATGGAATGTTGTTGCAAAGCCTGCTCGCGGGGACGGGGACGGCGCGGGTGAACCGTCAGGCCGGGTCGGTCACTTCGCGCCTGGTGGCGAGGACCACCAGGCCGCCGAGGAGGGCGAGGCCCAGCAGGACGGCGGCGAAGACGGTGGTGCCGCTGGTCAGGCCCACGGCGTCGCTGAGGTAGCCGGCCGAGACGGGCAGCAGGCCGGCCGGGAGGTAACCGCCCACGTTGAGCGCGGCGTTGGCCTCGGCGAGGCGCTGCGGCGGGATGCCGGCGTTGAGCAGCGACAGGCCGCCGAGCTGGCCCATGCCCTGGCCGGCGCCGGCCAGCAGGGCGGCGAGGATGAGCACCGCCACCGCCTCGGTGTGCACGGCGACGACCAGGGTGACCGTGCTCAGCGCGGTGGCCGCCGCGCCGGCGGTCAGGATGGTGCGGCGGCGCAGCTTCTGTACGGCGAACTGCACCCCGGTGGCGGCGAGGAACATCACGAAGGCCATGGCGCCGGCGACGATCCGGTCGGTGGTGCCGAGCAGACCGGAGAGCAGCGAGGGACCGAGCGAGAGGACGAACGAAGTGGCGGTGATGCCGGGCGCGAACACCGCGATGCCGAGGGCGAGTTGACGGCTGTTGCCGCGCGGGACGCCGGGCACCCGGACCCACCCGCCCTGGCCGCGGCGCTCGGGGCGGCGCACCGGCATCCGCAGGACGACCAGCACCGCGCCGGCCAGGACCACGGCCTCGACGACGAAGACGGTGGTGGTCGGCGCGGGCGCCAGCTCGGAGAGCACGCCGGCCAGCAGCGGGCCGAGGCCGGCGCCGAAGACCATCGCGCAGGAGGCCAGCAGGGCGGCGATCCGCTTGCGTTCGGGCCCGGCCACGTCGGTGACCGCGGCCATGCCGGCCGAGACCACCGCGCCGACCGCGATGCCGGTGAACAGCCGGGCCACGATCAGGGCGGCGACGCTGGTGGCGGTTCCGAAGATCAGGCAGGCGGCCAGGCCGAGCGCCAGGGCGGGCAGCAGGACGGGCTTGCGGCCGACCCGGTCGGAGACCACGCCGGAAACCAGCAGCGAGCCGATCAGGCCGACGATGTAGAAGGCGAACACCACGGTCAGGGTGCCCTTGGAGAAACCGATGTCGCGTTGCCACAGCACGTAGAGGGGTGTGGCGGCGTTGGAGAGCACGAAGACGGCGGTGACCGGCCAGGCGGCCAGCCAGATCCACCACAGTGGGGTGGCGGCGGCGCGGCCCGCGGCCGGCTTCGGCGTGGCGGGCTTCGGTGTGGCGGCCTGGACGGGGGCGGTCCGGGTGACGGACATGACTGTTCCCTCCCGAGGTGTGCTGCGAGGTCCCGCAGCAGTACGAGTCGAGTCGAACATAGCATGCAGTACGATTGGAGTCGTACTGATAGCTGAGGCCGGGTCACCGAGTCGTGGAGATCCGTGGAGCCTTGGAAGCGCGAGGAGTTGAGGAGTCGTCCATGTCCGTGACCACGACCGGTGCGCCCGCCATCAAGGTGCTCCCCGAACCGTCCGACCTGCCCGGGCCGCTGCCCGAGCCGGGCATCGAGGAGCTGCGCCTGGAGACCGTGCTCGGCGCGCTCAGCGACCCGCTGCGGCTGACCATCGTCCGCAAGCTGCTGCTGGAGTCCGAGGACTTCGACCACTCCTGCGGCTGGTTCGGGCTCGACCGGCCCAAGTCCTCGCTCACCCACCACTTCAAGGCGCTGCGGGAGGCGGGGATCACGCGCCAGCGCCAGTACGGACTGGAGCGGCGCAGCCACGTGCGGGTCGAGGACCTCAACGCCCGCTTCCCCGGGCTGCTCGAGCTGGTGGCCGCCTGGACCCCGCGGGACTGACGCGCCTCGGGCGGGGCTTCGGGGCGGGGCTTCGGGGTGGGCGGGGCTTCGGGCGGGGTGCGGGATCATGGGTGGGTATCCCTGACCTCGTTCGCCGAAGGACCCCCATCGTGGCCCAGATCGTCCTCTTCCACTCCGCCCACGGCCTGAGCCCGGCCGTGCACGCCGCCGCCGACCGGCTGCGCGCCGCCGGGCACACCGTGCACGCGCCGGACCTGTTCGAGGGGCGCACCTTCGACGACGCCGAGGCCTCCCAGGCCTACCAGGAGGA from Kitasatospora cathayae includes:
- a CDS encoding alpha/beta fold hydrolase produces the protein MEFGGAWRRWRGRGTSVRRRVLAGAVALVAVAGVGTATVASGGEQAVHQEDRFLSMPETPGSTQQVQLDTSFFTTGTSPRPAVLLAHGFGGSKEGERDRAQQLARQGYAVLTWSARGFGHSGGKIGLNAPDREVEDVKHLVDWLAQRPEVKLDGPGDPRVGITGASYGGAISLLASAYDHRIDAVATQITWWNLADALFPQGVEGSGAADGVFKKLWAGIFFTTGSAGDLGPSGGAPRGGAKPDASVADGQVGCGRFLESLCQMYDRVATAGHADPEAVALLDKSSPSSVAAQLKAPTLVVQGQQDSLFPLDQGDQIARAVAANGAPVSMDWFAGGHDGGTDTSARVDDRVTAWFDHYLKGLGNDTGPGFRVTRTGGVDSTGFQAVLRGADADRYPGLGGTGTRSVELAGGERPVANPPGGAPPGISTLPGIGALSQAASLGAGLSLDFPGQNAAFDSAPLDTPLHLTGQPTVPVRVKADRPDAVLFAKLYDVGPDGKAVLPQQLAAPLRVTGADEGKTVTVRLPAVDHDFPAGHRLRLVLASTDLAYASPNEPATYRVAVAGPLTAPTVAELVTEAAPLPARTWMLPVAAVLVAAGLVLVPAVRRRRAEAVGGAAGPEFDPALAGVPLQISGLSKRYRGAQDRYAVRELGFRVERGQVLGLLGPNGAGKTTTLRMLMGLIRPDAGEIRVFGHLIRPGAPVLSRVGAFVEGAGFLPHLTGRANLRLYWSATGRPEADARFDEALAIAGLGEALDRAVRTYSQGMRQRLAIAQAMLGMPDLLILDEPTNGLDPPQIREMREVMIRYAAGGRTVIVSSHLLAEVEQSCTDLVVMDRGRLVTAGPVGEIVGAGELLMIGVAASCDPESVVEKVGALAGVGSAQAVEGGLLVRLDGLAASELLAELVRLGVPVESAGPQRRLEDAFLSLIGGAA
- a CDS encoding ABC transporter permease gives rise to the protein MRQLRRRRTLVIGAVLAALPFVILAAFQLGGTPGRPDRTTFIDLATASGANFAVTMLFVGTGFMLVIPVALFCGDTVASEASWSSLRYLLAAPVPRARLLARKFAVGLVFSAVAIVMLPAIGLVVGTAAYGWGDLKLPAGASLPAGEALPRIAVAVAFVFLSELVIAALAFWLSTATDAPLGAVGGAVFVSIITGVLDAVTALGDLREWLPAHWQYAWADALQPQLEWGGMLQGVSLSLSYAVVLLALAFRGFARKDVVS
- a CDS encoding TetR/AcrR family transcriptional regulator, whose amino-acid sequence is MAKQERARRTREKVLTAAAEAFAAQGYDSTTLNTVAERIGMTKGALYAHFPSKRSLAGALIEESRHAWTNLRAVHDTPGAAPADVLEGVVVGFADRLRSDVRLRAALRLAVHHPDLAPARSDVLTEMHGALTNLVRRAQRDNGFPDHCPPLVAELLLIVIRGLLTTAERPDHTGTGAPGGEPLWRLLFTALSGSTAPSPALP
- a CDS encoding MFS transporter, producing MSVTRTAPVQAATPKPATPKPAAGRAAATPLWWIWLAAWPVTAVFVLSNAATPLYVLWQRDIGFSKGTLTVVFAFYIVGLIGSLLVSGVVSDRVGRKPVLLPALALGLAACLIFGTATSVAALIVARLFTGIAVGAVVSAGMAAVTDVAGPERKRIAALLASCAMVFGAGLGPLLAGVLSELAPAPTTTVFVVEAVVLAGAVLVVLRMPVRRPERRGQGGWVRVPGVPRGNSRQLALGIAVFAPGITATSFVLSLGPSLLSGLLGTTDRIVAGAMAFVMFLAATGVQFAVQKLRRRTILTAGAAATALSTVTLVVAVHTEAVAVLILAALLAGAGQGMGQLGGLSLLNAGIPPQRLAEANAALNVGGYLPAGLLPVSAGYLSDAVGLTSGTTVFAAVLLGLALLGGLVVLATRREVTDPA
- a CDS encoding ArsR/SmtB family transcription factor; protein product: MSVTTTGAPAIKVLPEPSDLPGPLPEPGIEELRLETVLGALSDPLRLTIVRKLLLESEDFDHSCGWFGLDRPKSSLTHHFKALREAGITRQRQYGLERRSHVRVEDLNARFPGLLELVAAWTPRD